The DNA segment CACGAATACGGAAAAGGGGCGAGTCTATGAAAATCGCAGTAGTAACCGACAGCGGCAGTGGTCTGACGAAACAGCAGGCCGACGAATTAGGAATTTTTTATCTTCCTTTACAGATTATCATACAGGATAAGATGTTTCTGGATGGAGAGAATATAACAGTAGAGGAAATTTATGAATATTTAAGAAACGGTGAAATGCCGACAACCTCCATGCCTCCCATGGGGCTGGTGGAGGAATTGTTTACACAGCTAAAAGAGGAAGGCTATGAGGCCGTAATCGCAGTACCACTTAGCGGAGGATTATCCTCAACCTCAAGCATCATGCAGGCAGTAGCAAAGGAGCATGATGTGAAGCTGCATATTATTGAATCCTATACAACCTGCAATATCCAGCGGTATCTGGCAGAAAGTGCCATAAAGCTGGTACATCAGGGGCTTGATTTGGATACGGTCTGTGAGCGGTTAAACGCCAGTGCGGCAGACAGCGGAACCTTGATTATACCGGATGATTTACAGCATCTGAAACGCGGAGGCCGTCTGACACCATTAGCGGCAGCTCTGGGTGGCTTGTTGAAAATCAAACCGATTCTTCGACTGGATCGTGAAAGTGAAGGGAAAGTGGACGTATTTGATAAAGTGCGGACAATGAGCAAAGCACAGTCCAAGGCGATTTCCACCTTCCAGGAGCATGGATTAACTACGGAATATACACTTACCGTCCTTCATAGCGGAGCACCCCAGGAGGGTGAAAAGCTGAAAGCCATGATGGAAGAGGCCTTCCCGGGTCTTGATCTGTACTATGGTCTGATCGGAGCCGTTATCAGCGCACATACGGGTGTAGGGTGTCTGGGAATACAGTATATCCGCAAGGTAGAAATGTAAAAGGTGCCGCCGTGCACCTTTTGTCTATCATGGATGAATGTAACACA comes from the Erysipelotrichaceae bacterium 66202529 genome and includes:
- a CDS encoding DegV family EDD domain-containing protein, with the translated sequence MKIAVVTDSGSGLTKQQADELGIFYLPLQIIIQDKMFLDGENITVEEIYEYLRNGEMPTTSMPPMGLVEELFTQLKEEGYEAVIAVPLSGGLSSTSSIMQAVAKEHDVKLHIIESYTTCNIQRYLAESAIKLVHQGLDLDTVCERLNASAADSGTLIIPDDLQHLKRGGRLTPLAAALGGLLKIKPILRLDRESEGKVDVFDKVRTMSKAQSKAISTFQEHGLTTEYTLTVLHSGAPQEGEKLKAMMEEAFPGLDLYYGLIGAVISAHTGVGCLGIQYIRKVEM